From Candidatus Manganitrophus morganii, the proteins below share one genomic window:
- a CDS encoding flagellar basal body protein produces the protein MLSPLGASLSGLRAGLEKLEASANNVANLSTDGFKKDQVLLSEGVTGGVVVEIGKSTESGPSYRSPQGEVIEASNVDLAEEAVEQILAKYTFSMSLAAFKTTDEMQKGVIDLLA, from the coding sequence ATGCTTTCACCATTAGGAGCTTCTCTTTCAGGTCTCCGTGCCGGTCTGGAAAAACTCGAAGCATCGGCAAATAATGTCGCCAATCTCAGCACCGACGGCTTCAAGAAAGATCAGGTCCTTTTAAGCGAAGGGGTCACCGGCGGCGTTGTCGTTGAGATCGGAAAGAGCACGGAGTCAGGACCCTCCTATCGATCCCCCCAGGGTGAAGTGATCGAAGCTTCCAATGTCGATCTGGCCGAAGAGGCCGTCGAGCAGATCCTCGCAAAATATACTTTCAGTATGAGCCTTGCCGCGTTCAAAACCACCGATGAAATGCAAAAGGGTGTGATCGATCTCCTCGCCTGA